Below is a window of Ralstonia pickettii DNA.
TTTCCTGACCTCGGAGCGCAGATAGACCTCGTCGTACACGCTGTAGTGCCGGATGCGCGGCAGGTTGTAGCGCAGCACTTCCTCCTGCTCGGCGTCGGGCAGGTGGGCGAGGATCACCAGCGCGCCCTGGCCCACACCGAGTTCGATCCGCCCGCCCACATCGCCCGTGAAGGTGCGAATCGGGTATTGGCCTTCCACGCGGTCCAGGCACACCGCATCGAAGCCGGAGCGCACCAGCAGCAGCACCGTGTCGCCCAGGCTGGCATTCAACCGCAGCAGGGCCGGCCGGGCGACGGAGCGCAAGTCGTTCACCGCGCCCGCCTGGGCCGCCAGACAGAAGAAATCCAGGCTCAGGCGGTACAGCTTGTTCTGCTGATCCTGCTCGACCATGCCCTCCTGCGTCAGCCCCTGCAGCAGGCGGTGCGTGGTGGCGGGAGTCATTCCCAGCGTCTTGGCCAGGTAGGTGACGCGCACACCTTGGTGCTGCTGCTCCGCCATGGTGCGCAGGATCTGGAAGGTGCGGTGCATGGCGCTGCGCTGATGCGCATCGTCGTCGGAATCTATGGACATAAAGCTGGAATGGACTGAATTTGGTTGATCGATTGTATTCCGATGGACGGAATAAATACGATAAAAATTCCAACTACAGCGTATACACCTAGGCGAAATCGA
It encodes the following:
- a CDS encoding IclR family transcriptional regulator, producing MSIDSDDDAHQRSAMHRTFQILRTMAEQQHQGVRVTYLAKTLGMTPATTHRLLQGLTQEGMVEQDQQNKLYRLSLDFFCLAAQAGAVNDLRSVARPALLRLNASLGDTVLLLVRSGFDAVCLDRVEGQYPIRTFTGDVGGRIELGVGQGALVILAHLPDAEQEEVLRYNLPRIRHYSVYDEVYLRSEVRKARERGYSAKTDGLLEGMAGIAVPVFDRNGNVVAALSVGTLANRLSADRLPIVYDMLLREANRLTTQINPFDPTLRRPMQSMAVSDTYRAI